One region of Kytococcus sedentarius DSM 20547 genomic DNA includes:
- a CDS encoding DUF3054 domain-containing protein, translated as MAESPRPTTSRRRLPAWAAALLDAGSIALFAGIGRQSHSTGDALTGIPQTAWPFWAGAALGWVATAAVRRRVPSTLAEGAVVLVATILVGMALRQLTDQGTATPFVVVATLSLTLLLLGWRLVAGWLQRR; from the coding sequence ATGGCTGAATCCCCCCGCCCCACGACCTCGCGTCGACGTCTTCCCGCCTGGGCCGCGGCCCTGCTCGATGCGGGGTCGATCGCCCTGTTCGCCGGGATCGGACGCCAGAGCCACTCCACCGGCGACGCGCTGACGGGCATCCCCCAGACCGCGTGGCCCTTCTGGGCCGGGGCGGCACTCGGGTGGGTGGCGACCGCGGCGGTGCGCCGCCGCGTGCCGTCCACCCTGGCCGAGGGAGCCGTGGTGCTCGTGGCCACGATCCTGGTGGGAATGGCGCTGCGCCAGCTCACCGACCAGGGCACCGCCACCCCCTTCGTGGTGGTGGCCACGCTCAGCCTCACCCTGTTGCTCCTGGGCTGGCGGCTGGTGGCGGGCTGGCTGCAGCGCCGCTGA
- a CDS encoding helix-turn-helix transcriptional regulator, with protein MAAAGRGHDPNLKTERLLNLLLALLHTRRPLTKAEIRRAMPEYQEGSAEAFDRTFERDKNDLRALGVPITTGPVDPGFDDEEGYRVDPDEYALPELVFTAEELTMLGVAARVWGQASLSTAAQRALHKITALEPDEDRAGDALPAALGVQPVIRTPEAAFTGLRDAIDARRAVEFDYRRSGAPITRRRVHPWALLLRRGRWYVTGYDLDRDAPRVFRLSRVVGRVRPTGPADVVQVPADHDPSAMIAAATEGTTDTVEARVTVAPGRGWALRRWADEVTPGASGDLLVLRAADRSRIVGQLAELGPDLLAVEPADLRTQVVDRLHPVVGGPSQPVHSLITFAPTQQED; from the coding sequence ATGGCAGCGGCAGGACGCGGGCATGACCCGAACCTCAAGACGGAGCGTTTGCTGAACCTGCTCCTGGCGCTCCTGCACACCCGGCGCCCGCTCACCAAGGCGGAGATCCGGCGGGCGATGCCGGAGTACCAGGAGGGTTCGGCCGAGGCCTTCGACCGCACCTTCGAGCGCGACAAGAACGACCTGCGCGCCTTGGGCGTGCCCATCACCACCGGGCCGGTGGACCCCGGCTTCGACGACGAGGAGGGCTACCGCGTCGACCCCGACGAGTACGCCCTGCCCGAGCTCGTGTTCACCGCCGAGGAGCTCACGATGCTGGGGGTCGCCGCGCGCGTGTGGGGCCAGGCCTCGCTCTCGACGGCCGCCCAGCGCGCGCTGCACAAGATCACGGCCCTGGAGCCCGATGAGGACCGGGCCGGGGACGCGCTGCCCGCGGCGCTCGGCGTGCAACCGGTGATCCGCACCCCCGAGGCCGCGTTCACCGGCCTGCGCGACGCGATCGACGCCCGCCGGGCCGTCGAGTTCGATTACCGCCGCAGCGGCGCCCCGATCACCCGCCGCCGCGTGCACCCCTGGGCACTGCTGCTGCGCCGCGGCCGGTGGTACGTCACCGGGTACGACCTCGACCGGGACGCCCCGCGGGTGTTCCGGCTCTCCCGGGTGGTGGGCCGGGTGCGCCCCACCGGCCCCGCCGACGTGGTGCAGGTGCCCGCCGACCACGACCCCTCGGCCATGATCGCCGCCGCCACCGAGGGGACGACCGACACCGTGGAGGCCCGCGTCACCGTCGCCCCCGGCCGCGGGTGGGCGCTGCGCCGGTGGGCCGACGAGGTGACGCCCGGCGCGTCCGGGGACCTGCTCGTGCTGCGGGCGGCCGACCGCTCCCGCATCGTCGGCCAGCTGGCGGAGCTGGGCCCCGACCTGCTCGCGGTGGAGCCCGCGGACCTGCGCACCCAGGTGGTCGACCGGTTGCACCCCGTGGTCGGGGGGCCGAGTCAGCCCGTCCACTCCCTGATCACCTTCGCCCCCACCCAGCAGGAGGACTGA
- the tatA gene encoding Sec-independent protein translocase subunit TatA, with protein sequence MGARLFDNPWILLILILVIVLVFASAKLPDMARSLGRSARVLKSEVGEMKKDGKDDTLDGEATGRRDDTRRVAADDRTREDDLRDESWNPRDHAERYDAERPDSRLADPTRSSDHNKPSDGTRLN encoded by the coding sequence ATGGGTGCACGCCTCTTCGACAACCCCTGGATCCTGCTCATCCTGATCCTCGTGATCGTCCTCGTCTTCGCCTCGGCGAAGCTCCCGGACATGGCGCGCAGCCTGGGCCGCTCGGCCCGGGTGCTGAAGTCCGAGGTCGGCGAGATGAAGAAGGACGGCAAGGACGACACCCTCGACGGTGAGGCCACCGGGCGGCGCGACGACACCCGCCGGGTGGCCGCGGACGACCGCACCCGCGAGGACGACCTGCGCGACGAGTCCTGGAACCCGCGCGACCACGCCGAGCGCTACGACGCCGAGCGCCCCGACTCCCGCCTGGCGGACCCGACCCGCTCGTCGGACCACAACAAGCCCAGCGACGGCACCCGCCTCAACTGA
- a CDS encoding tRNA (adenine-N1)-methyltransferase, producing the protein MSSQTPPSPAAATEGEGAGPAVPWSGEDGRRGPFRVGERVQLTDPKGRMHTIVLEPGKRFHNTRGHIQHDDLIGAPDGSVVIHSTGAEWLALRPLLSDHVMSMPRGAAVVYPKDSAQIVGLADIFPGAVVVEAGVGSGALSMSLLRAVGEGGRLHSFELREEFAEIARSNARAFLGGDHPAWKIHLGDLAEQLPATLPAGSVDRVVLDMLAPWDCLEAVAGALVPGGVLICYVATATQLSRVAEAARDHGGFTEPKAWESMVRGWHLEGLAVRPEHRMHGHTGFLISMRRLAPEVAAPELARRPAKAGSDADVSAGGWTERFAAEDWTSENLGERWISPKKLRRVRRDQERQERLGSTRLERD; encoded by the coding sequence ATGAGCTCGCAGACCCCGCCGTCCCCAGCCGCCGCCACCGAGGGGGAGGGTGCCGGTCCCGCCGTGCCGTGGTCCGGGGAGGACGGCCGCCGGGGTCCCTTCCGGGTGGGGGAGCGGGTGCAGCTGACCGACCCCAAGGGGCGCATGCACACCATCGTGCTCGAGCCCGGCAAGCGCTTCCACAACACGCGCGGCCACATCCAGCACGACGACCTCATCGGGGCCCCGGACGGGTCGGTGGTCATCCACTCCACCGGCGCCGAGTGGCTCGCCCTGCGCCCGCTGCTGAGCGACCACGTCATGTCGATGCCGCGTGGCGCCGCCGTGGTCTACCCGAAGGACTCCGCGCAGATCGTGGGCCTGGCCGACATCTTCCCCGGCGCCGTGGTCGTGGAGGCCGGCGTCGGCTCCGGCGCACTGAGCATGTCGCTGCTGCGGGCCGTCGGGGAGGGCGGGCGCCTGCACAGCTTCGAGCTGCGGGAGGAGTTCGCCGAGATCGCCCGCTCCAACGCGCGGGCCTTCCTCGGCGGCGACCACCCGGCGTGGAAGATCCACCTGGGCGACCTCGCCGAGCAGCTGCCCGCGACCCTGCCGGCGGGCAGCGTCGACCGCGTGGTGCTGGACATGCTGGCGCCCTGGGACTGCCTCGAGGCGGTCGCGGGGGCTCTGGTGCCCGGTGGGGTGCTCATCTGCTACGTCGCCACGGCCACCCAGCTCTCGCGCGTGGCCGAGGCCGCGCGCGACCACGGCGGGTTCACCGAGCCGAAGGCGTGGGAGTCGATGGTGCGCGGCTGGCACCTGGAGGGACTCGCCGTGCGCCCCGAGCACCGCATGCACGGGCACACGGGCTTCCTCATCTCGATGCGGAGGCTCGCCCCCGAGGTCGCCGCGCCCGAGCTGGCGCGCCGCCCCGCGAAGGCCGGGTCCGATGCGGACGTCTCGGCCGGCGGGTGGACCGAGCGCTTCGCGGCCGAGGACTGGACTTCGGAGAACTTGGGGGAGCGGTGGATCTCCCCGAAGAAGCTCCGCCGGGTGCGCCGCGACCAGGAGCGGCAGGAGCGTCTGGGCAGCACCCGCCTCGAGCGCGACTGA
- a CDS encoding RecB family exonuclease → MVTAALSPSRAGDFMQCPLLYRFRVVDRLPEPPSAAAVRGTFVHSVLENVFDLPAHRRRPDDAVGLMEQTWADLVAERPEVLEVLRADGSGATALDAVDGDADRASTGAAVQPTPEELAAWMADAEALVRRWFTLEDPSVLEPAERELYVEVPVDRGGERGELVLRGYVDRLDVAPADGALRVVDYKTGRAPSELFQAKALFQMKFYALAIWRLRGRVPALLQLVYLKDGTVLRHVPTQEELLATERKVVALYDAIERAAELGDWRPNRSRLCDWCSFQSICPAWGGTPPPLPGNARDRATDEAVTGDADTAD, encoded by the coding sequence ATGGTCACCGCAGCCCTGTCCCCCAGCCGTGCCGGCGACTTCATGCAGTGCCCGCTGCTCTACCGCTTCCGGGTGGTCGACCGGCTGCCCGAGCCGCCGAGCGCGGCCGCGGTCCGGGGCACGTTCGTGCACTCGGTGCTGGAGAACGTGTTCGACCTACCCGCCCACCGGCGTCGCCCGGACGATGCCGTGGGCCTGATGGAGCAGACCTGGGCCGACCTGGTGGCCGAGCGCCCGGAGGTGCTGGAGGTGCTGCGCGCGGACGGTTCGGGGGCAACGGCGTTGGACGCCGTGGACGGTGACGCGGATCGGGCCAGCACGGGCGCTGCCGTCCAGCCCACCCCCGAGGAGCTGGCGGCGTGGATGGCGGACGCCGAGGCACTGGTGCGCAGGTGGTTCACCCTGGAGGACCCCAGCGTGCTGGAGCCGGCCGAACGGGAGCTGTACGTGGAGGTGCCGGTGGACCGTGGTGGCGAGCGGGGCGAGCTGGTGCTGCGAGGGTACGTCGACCGGCTCGACGTGGCGCCGGCCGACGGCGCGTTGCGGGTGGTGGACTACAAGACCGGCCGCGCCCCCTCGGAGCTCTTCCAGGCCAAGGCGCTGTTCCAGATGAAGTTCTACGCCCTGGCCATCTGGCGGCTGCGGGGTCGGGTGCCTGCGCTGCTGCAGCTGGTCTACCTGAAGGACGGCACCGTCCTGCGCCACGTGCCCACGCAGGAGGAACTGCTGGCCACCGAGCGCAAGGTCGTGGCGCTCTACGACGCCATCGAGCGCGCGGCGGAGCTCGGCGACTGGCGGCCGAACCGCAGCCGGCTGTGCGACTGGTGCAGCTTCCAGTCCATCTGCCCGGCGTGGGGTGGCACGCCCCCGCCGCTGCCCGGGAACGCCAGGGACCGGGCGACCGATGAGGCGGTGACCGGCGATGCCGACACGGCCGACTGA
- a CDS encoding FKBP-type peptidyl-prolyl cis-trans isomerase — MTDAQRSKPEVDFPEGEAPTDLVVEDLIEGDGSQAGAGDVISAHYVGVSFSTGEQFDASWDRGAPLQFQLGIGQVIAGWDQGMQGMRVGGRRKLTIPAHLAYGDQGAGGVIGPGETLIFVVDLVDVSDR, encoded by the coding sequence ATGACCGACGCACAGCGCAGCAAGCCCGAGGTCGACTTCCCGGAGGGCGAGGCGCCCACCGACCTGGTGGTCGAGGACCTCATCGAGGGCGACGGCTCCCAGGCCGGGGCCGGCGACGTCATCTCCGCCCACTACGTGGGGGTGTCCTTCTCCACCGGTGAGCAGTTCGACGCCAGCTGGGACCGCGGCGCGCCGCTGCAGTTCCAGCTCGGCATCGGCCAGGTCATCGCCGGCTGGGACCAGGGCATGCAGGGCATGCGCGTCGGCGGGCGCCGCAAGCTCACCATCCCGGCCCACCTCGCCTACGGCGACCAGGGCGCCGGCGGCGTGATCGGCCCGGGGGAGACGTTGATCTTCGTGGTCGACCTCGTGGACGTCTCCGACCGCTGA
- the tatC gene encoding twin-arginine translocase subunit TatC: MTPRTPFRRKASNPEGRMALLDHFKELRNRLLLAAAAVFVGLCVGWYYYEEIADFLMQPVVDVAEERGTELSINFGAGGVTQPFTIKAKIAAVVGVILASPIWLWQFWAFILPGLYRREKLIAFGYFLVAVPMFLAGCLLAIWALPTAVKTLLAAFIPEGGGNFTAAEPYFAFVGNFILWFGVAFLLPVVMVAINHAGLLSGRVMLKGWRWATVGVLVFAAMAAPDPMSMVTLTIPMMLMYFVACGIAMVRDKARRRKRPEWMDADADTASAL; encoded by the coding sequence GTGACGCCCCGCACCCCCTTCCGCCGGAAGGCCTCCAACCCCGAGGGCCGCATGGCCCTGTTGGACCACTTCAAGGAACTCCGCAACCGCCTGCTCCTCGCGGCGGCTGCGGTGTTCGTCGGGCTCTGCGTGGGCTGGTACTACTACGAGGAGATCGCTGATTTCCTCATGCAGCCCGTCGTGGACGTGGCGGAGGAGCGGGGCACTGAACTCTCCATCAACTTCGGCGCCGGTGGCGTGACGCAGCCGTTCACCATCAAGGCCAAGATCGCCGCGGTGGTGGGCGTGATCCTCGCCAGCCCCATCTGGCTCTGGCAGTTCTGGGCGTTCATCCTGCCTGGGCTCTACCGGCGCGAGAAACTCATCGCGTTCGGCTACTTCCTGGTGGCCGTGCCGATGTTCCTGGCCGGCTGCCTGCTGGCCATCTGGGCCCTGCCAACGGCCGTGAAGACTCTTCTGGCAGCCTTCATCCCCGAGGGGGGCGGGAACTTCACCGCCGCCGAGCCCTACTTCGCCTTCGTGGGCAACTTCATCCTCTGGTTCGGGGTGGCTTTCCTGCTGCCGGTGGTGATGGTCGCCATCAACCACGCGGGCCTGCTGTCCGGGCGGGTGATGCTCAAGGGGTGGCGCTGGGCCACCGTGGGCGTGCTGGTGTTCGCCGCCATGGCCGCCCCGGACCCCATGTCCATGGTGACGCTCACCATCCCGATGATGCTCATGTACTTCGTCGCCTGCGGCATCGCCATGGTGCGCGACAAGGCGCGCCGGCGGAAGCGGCCCGAGTGGATGGACGCCGACGCGGACACTGCCTCGGCGCTCTGA
- a CDS encoding NUDIX hydrolase N-terminal domain-containing protein, giving the protein MPTRPTDADEVDAVALRRISMELAALSESGLAYCRDHFDIGRFHRIGELADELLQLAGVEGLRPYDPAIASVAGYTTPKLDVRGGLFDEAGRVLLVREVADDGRWTLPGGWCDVLESPRRAIEREVLEEAGVTVEAGHLAAVVDRELWPHQPAHDRHSYKLFFVCTPTGAVDTGYTSDETSGLGWFAVDDLPELSVDRVVPGQIRLLHEHWRRPGPAHVD; this is encoded by the coding sequence ATGCCGACACGGCCGACTGACGCGGACGAGGTCGACGCGGTCGCCCTGCGTCGGATCTCCATGGAGCTCGCGGCGCTGTCCGAGTCCGGTCTGGCGTACTGCCGCGACCACTTCGACATCGGCCGCTTCCACCGCATCGGGGAACTGGCCGACGAGCTGCTGCAGCTCGCGGGTGTGGAGGGCCTGCGCCCCTACGACCCGGCCATTGCCTCGGTGGCCGGCTACACCACTCCGAAGCTGGACGTGCGGGGCGGACTCTTCGACGAGGCCGGGCGGGTGCTCCTGGTCCGCGAGGTCGCCGACGACGGACGGTGGACCCTGCCCGGTGGCTGGTGCGACGTGCTGGAGTCACCGCGCCGGGCCATCGAGCGGGAGGTGCTGGAGGAGGCGGGTGTGACGGTGGAGGCCGGCCACCTGGCGGCGGTGGTCGACCGCGAGCTGTGGCCCCACCAGCCGGCCCACGACCGCCACAGCTACAAGCTGTTCTTCGTGTGCACCCCGACCGGCGCGGTGGACACCGGATACACCAGCGACGAGACCAGCGGCCTGGGGTGGTTCGCCGTGGACGACCTGCCGGAGCTGTCCGTGGACCGCGTCGTTCCCGGACAGATCCGCCTGCTGCACGAGCACTGGCGCCGGCCGGGTCCGGCCCACGTCGACTGA
- a CDS encoding helix-turn-helix transcriptional regulator, which produces MAAESATARLERLLSMVPWLLQRQGVEIEEAARTFGVTPASLERDLQLIFMCGLPGRMPDDLIEAEWAGGHVYLRNADTIARPLRLGPDEATALVAGLRSVAGAPGLPAEDRENAHRLAERIVGAAGPLRSLVEGTVVQEAASPQDDPLAADLRRAVQEQRRVRLVHVAHGRDEASTREVSPMRVVAVDGQTYLEAWCHTAQGVRLFRLDRIASAQVLDADGTPPLEAEPKDLDAGTYAGGPDDVEVVLDLSPEADWVAEYYGAVDLEELSVPPAGATDLREPAAGRRRVVVRAADPSWVKRLVWSTGGAVMVAAPGTLVAEVRQGAHTAVARLSRRSAATVE; this is translated from the coding sequence ATGGCCGCCGAGTCCGCCACCGCCCGTCTGGAACGACTGCTCTCGATGGTGCCGTGGCTGCTGCAGCGCCAGGGCGTCGAGATCGAGGAGGCGGCCCGCACCTTCGGGGTGACGCCGGCCTCGCTGGAGCGCGACCTGCAGCTGATCTTCATGTGCGGCCTGCCGGGGCGGATGCCGGACGACCTCATCGAGGCCGAGTGGGCCGGCGGGCACGTCTACCTGCGCAACGCCGACACCATCGCCCGCCCGCTGCGGCTCGGCCCGGACGAGGCCACCGCGCTGGTGGCCGGTCTGCGCTCGGTCGCCGGCGCCCCCGGCCTGCCCGCCGAGGACCGCGAGAACGCCCACCGGCTGGCCGAGCGGATCGTGGGGGCGGCCGGCCCGCTGCGCTCCCTGGTGGAGGGCACCGTGGTGCAAGAGGCCGCCTCCCCGCAGGACGACCCGCTGGCCGCCGACCTGCGCCGGGCCGTGCAGGAGCAGCGCCGGGTGCGGCTGGTGCACGTCGCCCACGGTCGCGACGAGGCGAGCACCCGGGAGGTTTCCCCGATGCGGGTGGTCGCCGTGGACGGGCAGACCTACCTCGAGGCGTGGTGCCACACCGCCCAGGGGGTGCGCCTGTTCCGGCTGGACCGCATCGCCTCCGCGCAGGTGCTGGACGCCGACGGCACCCCGCCGCTGGAGGCCGAGCCGAAGGACCTGGACGCCGGCACCTATGCGGGCGGGCCGGACGACGTGGAGGTGGTGCTGGACCTCAGCCCGGAGGCCGACTGGGTGGCCGAGTACTACGGCGCGGTGGACCTGGAGGAGCTGTCCGTCCCGCCGGCCGGGGCCACGGACCTGCGCGAGCCAGCTGCGGGCCGCCGCCGCGTGGTGGTCCGGGCGGCGGACCCCTCGTGGGTGAAGCGCCTGGTGTGGAGCACCGGTGGAGCGGTGATGGTGGCCGCGCCGGGGACCCTGGTGGCAGAGGTGCGCCAGGGGGCCCACACCGCAGTCGCACGGTTGTCCCGGCGCTCCGCGGCTACCGTAGAGTGA
- a CDS encoding HAD family hydrolase: MSSQPHTPSQPAAVLFDMDGTLIDTEPMWMAAETALVEEHGGTWTHDDALAMVGNPLEVSARIILDRTPVTLTEGEIIERLLREVSDQVAAGVPWRPGARELLGECVERGIPTALVTMSWTLLADTFTATLPAGTFTTVVTGDAVSAGKPDPEPYLTAAERLGVDPTECLALEDSPSGVGSASAAGTNLVAIPLMVDLPETPNTITVDTLDGETVDSLWGRFSR; this comes from the coding sequence GTGTCATCGCAGCCCCACACTCCCAGCCAGCCCGCCGCCGTCCTGTTCGACATGGACGGCACCCTCATCGACACCGAGCCGATGTGGATGGCCGCCGAGACGGCCCTCGTCGAGGAGCACGGCGGCACCTGGACCCACGACGACGCGCTGGCGATGGTCGGCAACCCGCTGGAGGTCTCGGCCCGCATCATCCTGGACCGGACGCCGGTGACCCTCACCGAGGGCGAGATCATCGAGCGCCTGCTCCGGGAGGTCAGCGACCAGGTCGCCGCCGGGGTGCCGTGGCGGCCCGGGGCGCGCGAGCTGTTGGGCGAGTGCGTCGAGCGGGGCATCCCCACCGCCCTGGTCACCATGTCCTGGACCCTGCTGGCCGACACCTTCACCGCCACCCTGCCCGCGGGGACCTTCACCACCGTGGTCACCGGTGACGCGGTCTCGGCCGGCAAGCCCGACCCGGAGCCCTACCTGACCGCCGCCGAGCGGCTCGGCGTCGACCCCACGGAGTGCCTGGCCCTGGAGGACTCGCCCTCCGGCGTGGGCTCGGCCTCGGCGGCGGGAACCAACCTGGTGGCCATCCCGCTCATGGTGGACCTGCCCGAGACGCCCAACACGATCACCGTCGACACCCTGGACGGGGAGACGGTCGATTCACTGTGGGGCCGCTTCAGCCGCTGA
- a CDS encoding site-2 protease family protein — MPQSSGWRIGSVRGVPVYLGRTWPLLVILVVVLNGTQLTASLGAPTAYGLGLAYAVMLVFSVFVHELGHVLVAQWRGYTVTQVQLDLIGGHTAHQSDNTSPGSNALVAVAGPLANLVLAAIALGLWFVVPDGLGHMVVASAVWVNALVGVFNLLPGMPLDGGHVVDSLVWKATDSRPAGLIAAGWSGRLIAALVIAFIAWQMATGGSLVFLLWGGLIAWILWAGASRSIQAGTARRELGRHTTASVMRPAVGIPQDAPVATLLQVRGFPVPVTVVTTDAEHRAVGLVDPSALAQVPAEVRDSTPLSAVARTVPGDWTVDAAPQEDITRLIEAVLGRELTLAAIRQPGVQQPDGRQGPPQIVGLADHASLDAGMRANTGP; from the coding sequence ATGCCGCAGTCCTCCGGATGGCGCATCGGCAGTGTCCGCGGCGTCCCGGTCTACCTCGGACGCACCTGGCCGCTGCTGGTCATCCTGGTGGTGGTGCTCAACGGCACCCAGCTCACCGCCAGCCTCGGGGCGCCCACGGCCTACGGGCTCGGATTGGCCTACGCGGTCATGCTGGTGTTCAGCGTCTTCGTCCACGAGCTCGGGCACGTGCTGGTGGCCCAGTGGCGGGGCTACACCGTCACCCAGGTGCAGCTCGACCTCATCGGGGGGCACACCGCCCACCAGTCCGACAACACCAGCCCCGGCAGCAACGCGCTGGTGGCCGTCGCCGGGCCGCTGGCCAACCTCGTCCTCGCCGCCATCGCCCTCGGCCTGTGGTTCGTCGTCCCCGACGGCCTGGGCCACATGGTGGTGGCCAGCGCGGTCTGGGTGAACGCCCTGGTGGGCGTGTTCAACCTGCTGCCGGGCATGCCCCTGGACGGCGGCCACGTGGTGGACTCGCTGGTGTGGAAGGCCACCGACAGCCGTCCTGCCGGGCTCATCGCCGCGGGCTGGAGCGGTCGGCTGATCGCCGCCCTCGTGATCGCCTTCATCGCCTGGCAGATGGCCACCGGGGGGTCCCTGGTCTTCCTGCTCTGGGGCGGGCTCATCGCCTGGATCCTGTGGGCCGGGGCCAGCCGCTCCATCCAGGCCGGCACCGCCCGCCGCGAGCTGGGCCGTCACACCACGGCCTCGGTGATGCGGCCGGCCGTCGGCATCCCGCAGGACGCGCCCGTGGCCACTCTGCTGCAGGTCCGCGGCTTCCCGGTGCCGGTCACCGTGGTCACCACCGATGCCGAGCACCGCGCGGTCGGCCTGGTGGACCCCTCGGCGCTGGCGCAGGTGCCCGCCGAGGTGCGTGACTCCACGCCGCTGTCGGCCGTCGCGCGCACCGTCCCGGGGGACTGGACCGTGGACGCCGCCCCGCAGGAGGACATCACCCGTCTCATCGAGGCCGTCCTCGGCCGGGAGCTCACCCTGGCGGCGATCCGCCAGCCGGGGGTGCAGCAGCCTGACGGCCGCCAGGGGCCGCCCCAGATCGTCGGGCTGGCCGACCACGCCTCGCTCGATGCGGGGATGCGCGCCAACACCGGTCCGTAG
- a CDS encoding FKBP-type peptidyl-prolyl cis-trans isomerase: MKRTPIRLIALVSTAALTLSACGGEESEENSSESTSSSSSSEAGGDESSEGGEQSSQEPSDGASQGTGADGASGSSADPSSSGDASGEAQDADGKKPDPEAAGTLDDLEISGGDKPSITFGDGPFTVSETQDKIVEEGDGEELTADHTAMVEYALYNGTSGKELQNAFGQNAVPIGLNDEQTIAALRSAMEGKKVGSTIAVAIPAKDAFGEQGAPQLGLEAGDTVVYLMKVTEASKPLKEATGTEKEAPEDFPKAEVFTDKPAQITMPDSEAPKELKEATLIEGEGDEVKKGDQLTIHYTGVTWKKGAEGEKFDSSHDRGAPTSFPIGVGRLIPGWDETLVGKKVGSRVELIVPPAKGYGEEGMPNAGIEGDDTLVFVVDILDAQSADGGQQDGSGEAPSE; this comes from the coding sequence GTGAAGCGCACCCCCATCCGCCTGATCGCCCTCGTGTCCACCGCCGCGCTGACGTTGAGCGCCTGCGGCGGTGAGGAGTCCGAGGAGAACTCCTCGGAGTCCACCTCGTCGAGCAGCTCGTCCGAGGCCGGCGGCGACGAGTCGTCCGAGGGCGGCGAGCAGTCCTCGCAGGAGCCCTCCGACGGTGCCTCGCAGGGCACCGGCGCCGACGGGGCCTCCGGCAGCTCGGCCGACCCCTCGTCCTCCGGCGACGCCAGCGGCGAGGCGCAGGACGCCGACGGCAAGAAGCCGGACCCCGAGGCGGCCGGCACGCTCGACGACCTGGAGATCTCCGGCGGCGACAAGCCCTCCATCACCTTCGGCGACGGCCCGTTCACCGTCTCCGAGACCCAGGACAAGATCGTGGAGGAGGGCGACGGCGAGGAGCTCACCGCCGACCACACCGCGATGGTGGAGTACGCCCTGTACAACGGCACCTCCGGCAAGGAGCTGCAGAACGCCTTCGGCCAGAACGCCGTGCCGATCGGCCTGAACGACGAGCAGACCATCGCCGCCCTCCGCTCGGCCATGGAGGGCAAGAAGGTCGGCAGCACGATCGCCGTGGCCATCCCGGCGAAGGACGCCTTCGGTGAGCAGGGCGCGCCGCAGCTGGGGCTGGAGGCCGGCGACACCGTGGTGTACCTGATGAAGGTGACCGAGGCCAGCAAGCCGCTGAAGGAGGCCACCGGCACCGAGAAGGAGGCCCCCGAGGACTTCCCGAAGGCCGAGGTCTTCACCGACAAGCCGGCACAGATCACCATGCCCGACTCCGAGGCGCCGAAGGAGCTCAAGGAGGCCACCCTCATCGAGGGCGAGGGTGACGAGGTGAAGAAGGGCGACCAGCTCACCATCCACTACACGGGTGTGACGTGGAAGAAGGGCGCCGAGGGCGAGAAGTTCGACTCCTCGCACGACCGCGGCGCCCCCACCTCCTTCCCGATCGGCGTGGGCCGCCTGATCCCCGGCTGGGACGAGACCCTGGTGGGCAAGAAGGTCGGCTCCCGCGTGGAGCTGATCGTTCCCCCGGCCAAGGGCTACGGCGAGGAGGGCATGCCGAACGCGGGCATCGAGGGCGACGACACGCTCGTCTTCGTGGTGGACATCCTGGACGCCCAGTCCGCTGACGGCGGCCAGCAGGACGGCTCCGGCGAGGCCCCGTCCGAGTGA